The Pantoea phytobeneficialis genome has a segment encoding these proteins:
- the yaaA gene encoding peroxide stress protein YaaA has product MLMVISPAKTLDYESPLATQTFTQPALLEKSQQLIDVARDLSPAQIASLMGISDKLAHLNAERFNEWQPPFTLENARQAILAFKGDVYTGLQAETFSEKDFAFAQQHLRMLSGLYGLLRPLDLMQPYRLEMGIKLTNPAAKDLYGFWGDLLTERLNAALAEQGDDVLINLASDEYFKAIKPKKLAGRLIKPVFLDEKNGKFKVISFYAKKARGLMSRYVIQHRLTKPEQLKKFDVDGYFFAAAESSENELVFKRHEQQ; this is encoded by the coding sequence ATGCTGATGGTCATCTCGCCAGCCAAGACGCTGGATTATGAAAGCCCGCTTGCGACGCAAACCTTCACTCAACCAGCGCTGTTAGAAAAGTCACAACAGCTGATTGATGTCGCCCGTGATTTGTCACCGGCGCAAATCGCCTCGCTGATGGGCATCAGCGACAAACTGGCCCATCTGAACGCAGAACGTTTTAACGAATGGCAGCCCCCCTTCACGCTGGAGAATGCGCGTCAGGCGATTCTGGCGTTCAAAGGGGATGTCTACACCGGTTTGCAGGCTGAAACCTTTAGCGAAAAAGATTTTGCTTTCGCCCAGCAGCATCTGCGTATGCTGTCGGGTTTGTATGGTTTGCTGCGCCCGCTCGACTTAATGCAGCCCTACCGGCTGGAAATGGGGATCAAACTGACGAACCCGGCGGCGAAAGATCTCTATGGTTTCTGGGGTGATTTGCTGACGGAAAGGCTGAATGCGGCGCTGGCGGAACAAGGCGATGACGTGTTGATTAACCTGGCGTCAGATGAATATTTCAAAGCTATCAAGCCGAAAAAACTGGCCGGGCGACTGATTAAGCCGGTGTTCCTGGATGAGAAGAACGGCAAGTTTAAGGTGATCAGCTTCTACGCCAAGAAAGCGCGTGGCCTGATGAGCCGTTATGTGATTCAGCACCGCCTGACCAAACCGGAGCAATTGAAGAAATTCGATGTGGATGGTTATTTTTTTGCTGCGGCTGAAAGCAGCGAAAACGAGCTGGTGTTTAAACGCCACGAGCAGCAATAA
- the tal gene encoding transaldolase, with protein sequence MTDKLTSLRQLTTVVADTGDIAAMKLYQPQDATTNPSLILNAAQIPEYRKLIDEAISWARQQSSNKEEQLQLVSDKLAVNIGLEILKLIPGRISTEVDARLSYDTEASIAKARSLIKLYNDAGISNDRILIKLASTWQGIRAAEQLEKEGINCNLTLLFSFAQARACAEAGVFLISPFVGRILDWYKANTDKKEYAAHEDPGVVSVSEIYNYYKQHGYETVVMGASFRNVGEIIELAGCDRLTISPNLLKELAESEGAVERKLSYSGEVKARPAKMTEAEFLWQHNQDPMAVTKLAEGIRNFAIDQGKLEKMIAELL encoded by the coding sequence ATGACGGACAAACTTACTTCCTTGCGTCAGCTGACTACTGTGGTCGCCGACACCGGTGATATCGCGGCAATGAAGCTGTATCAACCGCAAGATGCCACCACCAACCCTTCTTTGATCCTCAATGCCGCTCAAATTCCTGAATACCGTAAACTGATTGACGAAGCCATTAGCTGGGCACGTCAGCAGAGCAGCAACAAAGAAGAGCAGTTACAGCTGGTTTCTGACAAGCTGGCCGTCAACATTGGTCTGGAAATTCTCAAACTGATCCCGGGTCGTATCTCGACTGAAGTCGATGCGCGTCTGTCTTATGACACCGAAGCGAGCATCGCCAAAGCGCGTAGCCTGATCAAACTGTACAACGATGCAGGTATCAGCAACGATCGCATCCTGATCAAACTGGCTTCAACCTGGCAGGGTATCCGTGCCGCTGAGCAGCTGGAAAAAGAAGGTATCAACTGTAACCTGACCCTGCTGTTCTCCTTCGCTCAGGCGCGTGCTTGTGCTGAAGCGGGCGTGTTCCTGATCTCTCCGTTCGTAGGTCGTATCCTCGACTGGTACAAAGCGAACACCGACAAGAAAGAGTACGCAGCGCACGAAGATCCGGGCGTGGTTTCTGTTTCTGAGATCTACAACTATTACAAGCAACACGGTTATGAAACCGTGGTAATGGGTGCCAGCTTCCGTAACGTCGGTGAAATCATCGAGCTGGCCGGTTGCGACCGTCTGACCATCTCCCCGAACCTGCTGAAAGAGCTGGCTGAGAGCGAAGGCGCTGTTGAGCGTAAACTGAGCTACAGCGGCGAAGTGAAAGCGCGTCCGGCGAAAATGACCGAAGCCGAGTTCCTGTGGCAGCACAACCAGGACCCGATGGCCGTCACCAAACTGGCGGAAGGCATCCGCAACTTTGCCATCGACCAGGGCAAACTTGAGAAGATGATCGCTGAACTGCTGTAA
- the mog gene encoding molybdopterin adenylyltransferase, producing MDTLRIGLISVSDRAANGIYQDQGIPALESWLGSALTTPFEIETRLVPDEQPMIEQAICELVDELFCHLVLTTGGTGPARRDVTPDATLAVADREMPGFGEQMRQISLQFVPTAILSRQVGVIRKQSLILNLPGQPKSIKETLEGLKGDDGVVKVPGIFAAVPYCLQLLDGPYVETDPVVVAAFRPKSARRETNV from the coding sequence ATGGATACATTACGTATTGGATTAATTTCTGTTTCCGATCGCGCGGCGAACGGCATTTATCAGGATCAGGGCATTCCGGCGCTGGAAAGCTGGCTTGGCAGCGCATTAACGACGCCCTTTGAGATCGAAACCCGGCTGGTGCCGGATGAACAACCGATGATCGAACAGGCGATTTGCGAGCTGGTGGATGAATTGTTCTGCCATCTGGTACTGACCACGGGCGGTACGGGACCCGCGCGCCGTGATGTGACACCTGATGCGACCCTTGCGGTTGCCGATCGTGAGATGCCGGGTTTTGGCGAGCAGATGCGCCAGATCAGCCTGCAATTTGTCCCGACGGCGATCCTGTCACGCCAGGTGGGGGTGATCCGTAAGCAGTCGCTGATCCTCAATTTGCCGGGGCAACCGAAATCGATCAAAGAAACGCTGGAAGGACTGAAAGGAGATGACGGCGTGGTGAAAGTGCCGGGTATCTTCGCGGCTGTACCGTATTGTTTACAGTTGCTTGACGGGCCTTATGTCGAGACTGATCCGGTAGTGGTAGCAGCATTTCGGCCAAAAAGCGCGAGGCGTGAGACAAACGTCTGA
- a CDS encoding MFS transporter has translation MDSLATRPLNRQDYKTLSLAALGGALEFYDFIIFVFFAAVIGQLFFPADMPEWLRQVQTFAIFAAGYLARPLGGIIMAHFGDKVGRKKMFSLSILLMALPTLAMGALPTYDSIGIAAPLLMLLLRVLQGAAIGGEVPGAWVFVAEHVPEKRVGFACGTLTAGLTAGILLGSLVATIINTSLSPTAIAAHGWRIPFFLGGVFGLLAMYLRRWLHETPVFQQMQQRKALADKLPLQTILAQHKRGIVISMLLTWLLSACIVVVILMAPTLMQKQHAIPAALSLQANSLATVMLLFGCVIAGWLVDRIGAARTLMIGSLLLAIGSWNFFHQLGSAPEMLFVWYGLAGLSVGVVGVVPFVMVRSFPAAVRFTGISFSYNVAYAIFGGLTPISVTLIMRLTPMAPAWYVLALAVIGFAVGVWLLRDNRQESVQFETSIHSS, from the coding sequence ATGGATTCGCTCGCAACTCGTCCCCTCAACCGACAGGATTATAAAACCCTGTCGCTGGCCGCCCTTGGCGGGGCGCTGGAATTTTACGACTTCATCATCTTTGTGTTCTTTGCTGCGGTGATCGGCCAACTCTTCTTCCCGGCAGATATGCCGGAATGGCTGCGTCAGGTGCAGACCTTTGCCATCTTTGCCGCAGGTTATCTGGCGCGCCCGCTTGGTGGCATCATCATGGCGCACTTTGGTGACAAAGTTGGCCGTAAGAAGATGTTTAGTCTGAGTATCCTGCTGATGGCTCTGCCGACGTTGGCAATGGGGGCGTTGCCGACTTACGACAGCATTGGTATCGCTGCTCCGCTGTTGATGCTGCTGTTGCGCGTGTTACAGGGGGCCGCGATTGGTGGCGAAGTGCCGGGCGCATGGGTGTTTGTCGCGGAGCATGTGCCAGAAAAACGCGTGGGTTTTGCCTGTGGCACCTTAACCGCCGGTTTAACCGCCGGGATTTTGCTCGGTTCGCTGGTGGCAACCATCATCAATACTTCGCTCTCTCCGACGGCAATTGCCGCGCATGGCTGGCGTATCCCGTTCTTTCTCGGTGGCGTGTTTGGTTTGCTGGCGATGTATTTGCGCCGCTGGCTGCATGAAACGCCAGTGTTTCAGCAAATGCAGCAGCGCAAGGCGCTGGCGGATAAGCTGCCATTGCAAACTATTCTGGCCCAACACAAACGCGGCATCGTGATTTCCATGCTGCTGACCTGGTTGCTCTCCGCCTGCATCGTAGTAGTGATTCTGATGGCTCCGACGCTGATGCAAAAACAACACGCGATTCCGGCGGCGCTGAGCTTACAGGCCAATAGCCTGGCTACGGTGATGTTGCTGTTTGGCTGCGTGATTGCGGGTTGGCTGGTGGACCGTATCGGAGCGGCGCGCACCTTGATGATCGGTTCGTTGCTGTTGGCGATCGGTAGCTGGAACTTCTTCCATCAATTAGGAAGTGCGCCGGAGATGTTGTTTGTCTGGTATGGTCTGGCGGGGTTGAGCGTTGGCGTGGTGGGGGTTGTACCGTTTGTGATGGTTCGGTCCTTCCCGGCAGCGGTGCGCTTCACCGGTATCTCCTTCTCCTATAACGTCGCCTACGCCATTTTTGGCGGCCTGACGCCGATTAGCGTGACCTTGATTATGCGTCTGACACCGATGGCACCGGCATGGTACGTGTTGGCGTTGGCGGTAATTGGATTTGCAGTAGGGGTGTGGCTGTTACGTGATAACCGGCAGGAAAGCGTGCAGTTTGAGACATCCATTCATTCTTCATAA
- the satP gene encoding acetate uptake transporter: MRNITLANPAPLGLMGFGMTTILLNLHNTGLFAMDTIILAMGIFYGGLAQIFAGLLEFKKGNTFGLTAFASYGSFWLTLVAILLLPKMGLSEAADSHFLGAYLGLWGVFTLFLFFGTLTGPTMLQFVFASLTVLFALLAIGHLLDNALLVRIAGWVGLICGGSAIYLAMGEVLNEQWGRTVLPIGQPR, translated from the coding sequence ATGCGTAACATCACTCTGGCGAACCCTGCGCCACTGGGCTTAATGGGCTTTGGTATGACCACCATTCTGCTCAATCTGCACAACACCGGACTCTTCGCGATGGATACCATCATCCTGGCGATGGGCATTTTTTATGGCGGCCTCGCGCAAATTTTTGCCGGCCTGCTGGAATTTAAGAAAGGTAACACCTTCGGCCTGACGGCATTTGCCTCTTACGGCAGCTTCTGGCTGACGCTGGTCGCGATTCTGCTGCTGCCGAAAATGGGGCTGTCGGAAGCCGCTGACAGTCATTTCCTCGGGGCTTACCTTGGCCTATGGGGCGTGTTCACGCTGTTTTTATTCTTTGGCACCCTCACCGGCCCGACTATGCTGCAATTTGTGTTTGCCAGCCTGACGGTGCTGTTTGCCTTGTTGGCGATTGGGCATCTGCTGGATAACGCGCTGCTGGTGCGCATTGCCGGTTGGGTTGGTCTGATCTGTGGTGGTAGCGCCATCTATCTGGCGATGGGTGAAGTGCTGAATGAACAATGGGGCCGCACCGTGCTGCCGATTGGTCAACCACGCTGA